A stretch of Episyrphus balteatus chromosome 2, idEpiBalt1.1, whole genome shotgun sequence DNA encodes these proteins:
- the LOC129911365 gene encoding probable histone-lysine N-methyltransferase CG1716 isoform X1, producing MGRSSINSQKLSQSSSCLEKSPKDYLKRNQLRKKSSSAIAKKELLLSSNRRCSTKLNAVMQMDPPGGRRRLARNPVAEQQQQQQQQQQLDSSPSPATDPDPDSSNDAPAAGSNSAECRRSSRKKTIKFDVRDLLNKNRKSHKIQIEARIDSNAPAPKVAGTSQVSKAELDSKQKNFIEKSAIFRRYSISENKLPPRPPPPPGALIHTIQQCVGELEQLPLDGGELNMAAISPIARRLSRTQDILTASMIKPKQVSSLIVTKLECASTSKAAVASAAASSAASATTPTRRRVAGGCQPSTSGATTQQRGPKRGRKPKAKVFIESTAESSSLSSSSSNDSFDQTTNNQPTRKKEGPFRKDIEPDEPKVHVPPDENSTTAIDLQENLDASSVTLPQPRILDDSVHNSTDESYVAGIEDLFTEKNHSSDESTIGSVASSPKGSSKKADEISLFGRSNSTETSSSDDSEKRRRKIRISVKRVSLTPQKSPKSAESNSVELKGDTIDLLSSTNDENSNEDQSIVKGRKFKAIKKGNTNQPVETCSTPPVILLDGDTSNATSIGSSVIEITSWNSGMTNEDSMPSINTRRVRSCKLNEDNSAKSSTSASSTQESNFKSIQKSTTVPATAPAPATENVEISLRNRSSSRKSIAPHLPIETIAASSPSTSLTDAQSMDKEILETNQASLIQKKKITSPKSVKETEEIVQQAVSPQVRSLRSAQSVQQVKPPTPASKRQKKSNKTQVAECSTPSENHAEESTDKEVSLIFSKNEQLGNASPVTNQELTLPNTDQSLSDSAQSQADIKHSKDPDETEKKITSESDKKESIAAAPLKQTRSKALKKLEKEKLNEPLLSEEAVENDKELKESGAEEEDPTKSKRESTSTVEESTDRSSTDTTTTTDRRESPRLRSSSLPTKKQTQKKTSPSSKVITNSSTTPDSSSESSESHEKSSKNRIQIKPTTDNNAIDDKSKEETSSLCSESSSITSSAASTKSSSSSTSASSSNSNSSSSNSSSNSASSSSSSSSSSSSSSSEGRSTRSSRKISPQHSPQLKGFERKSPIKPDDIIKTQQTTKSDSECSENAASKLQNLMEKRKTARMEHWSSRPHIDKEGSESSDDVQHTSKTRSGRSRGRVEKKNEENRRKSPQKALKQQDLGSPQDEIEKTHDETANQESSTTETTTTNETTTTSPRAKSKKRTRRFVPIKYSSSESGSLSDDGNTPNENTNRLTRTRRKTISSASELEEFTATNLSPPDLALEYLPRKSKQASPPVSPSSGELTKKKDEDLKNEEKEDKSKSSRSRKVTRNAATPPADISKEADKDMEQQYIAPASPASSTDFSTTSETQVKVLRQRKVTRLSLKNQADAGQSDDLESPSGNENQVMPTLHSSAIEQVQDNSSNDKNSKLECDLKDDKIIPDRFVFDENKDLSSTTQTSVVALDLEISKTKSPKQKKGIKLSTKNSPSSAEESKEKIPKPNEEVEIDKPKQVDEKELAPKILPTQIEPLKEVVLDEQPSNLKKVTRSSPRRTGVAVGDVETKNDDLPLDDTTEKNKKEEQVQVEAKDNEEMLKPQTELAKASSPGTRKGTRLSMKKLDTNNSGQIDKEEGPEKDEIKTVEHQNETPDFVSVSVDVVKSADQIVKTPRQRKPTRFSQKSPEDPKQLDQRQPETKDAPEVKNYETVDEQKESDVLSSKMKKEKRLTPRSLNLKDIEVVPQQQEVEPKVDETPAEDFTQLEVLEKPMLPEAVNSCIGEALKSIESPKRKRKPTRFSPKSPDKIQSDIVPVLNDDKTEEAPSNVPLEAEGKKTEESLLEIQAPEQLVKTPRARKTTRFSPKTPPESPVVVQKEPKKSKESQSPSENVENKQESFTDLDKSNDYSTLSMETTQIKEPVKVTRGRKATTRTPAENLQIEEESNKVLDGSQSAITPETENSEASSSSSLEPTQEQKGLKATRTKKGSRFSLQTSADNSINENDTKPGEAEDKTDDSSRGTRKTRKVAEKESCPDVKVSRVSVIPTTTAEEQQTSNSMVEKEKSQESTESGETTKDSNSAAIEPVIQQDEVDAKSNTELRAVSSPAIPNPTPPSKPELATKKGFKKQLQSMLDSLASKGDKGTPSQKETTPRRKKKQQQQEAMAQDSPTTKKTDEPTNRETDIIKIPLSDSNQSDDSQKPPDSTITKIEQKQTPRRQLDSSFIESLEKSLLRPTSTKKSSKKKEKEKEKETTTTPVVDSSPKSKEESSKKSTTTTVTAKKSLLEPLEELKKIETSSPKVKKTKQPKESPKVDKKQHQHHSSEEQTPSKGKKNLEKASTKELDEPKPLDIIESSLSEMFKDDPMTMKKSSLETFESSTPHHHHQPQTPKTKAETKFFSPMKSSSIEDEPPPAIGIVEKPNPVVEIAPVKEKSPDLLPDPLKDIEKFIEDGVNLLKRCYKIDADDDSSLDRDILKPEDMMTPKKCKLDESVPETEEVKLPPSTPPDDENSNSNSECSTMTTNTSTSEIDTPNGIRRSHRIKNNSKSTKCLVGRGLVRERERFSTKDDEKTIYSIDDQKMDLAEVEAKNSQFLKDMEERLSNFRVIRENEYKCERVISKEAKRMLCDCFLTAEEEERGELGCGEDCLNRLLMIECGSDCTVRERCTNRRFNKFLYSPCRVFRTEKKGFGIMADIEILPGEFIMEYVGEVINGDEFEFRINEYSKDKNKHYYFMALRSDAVIDATGKGNISRFINHSCDPNAETQKWTVNGELRIGFFSRKSIMPGEEITFDYQYQRYGKEAQRCYCESSNCRGWIGAEPSSEEEDYEGVDEEDESEEEGEEEERAEKMAPVVPVVPSPIPPIVAVADVEMQPLLPVVTSEVPSLEAEAVPSPQPIPTPTPIITTVSVPSPVPVVATEIVPKKKKEKKRLLHERREPKQFLEDPDIEDEVRFLVKCGLRNQADTLRLSRLIVRAKLLETRIKLLQILRQGELPCRRLFLDYHGLRLLHGWMSEVIDTRDPEKSMEIRMELLSVLECLPVANKTMLTDSKVYQTVRDWSNNKESHSPSDGSPKEANANMSSVPESPVVAVPPSEDASSELQKLAAKLVHTWDNLPEIFRIPKRERIEQMKEHEREADRQYKDVGRDSMSGSNRNRNQERFMSKSGQKGRFKWSKEKEQRERAMERRKFAQNNSSGGKDGADKSANSQAGESHLSKEQRRELFAAKVARDEAEKRQAEERREFDIKCRFFGLDPKRIRPENMPFCVNPSTGQWYSTDKKPIATPPSYAHVQVPVKPKSTNPEDYRLPVMDLPPLWKFAISPKGKIYYYHVKIRLPQWEPPIKILPLAGKDTAEVKNSESDSSNAGIIDSSEDDIEVIKGLDPVKLQAYIEKKIEDRRLQRYNRLVEEKPISPRKEEDRIYNQMEVRKYKENKEKIRKRKEEIRRRRDIIGIPQPTVVDPTSSLSELIEAEEKAVDALPIQDYLLSSEEEEFIKAECNNSPLIDKIVQGDKIVDELDALHRKRSLKRPLPIRDKYEHKKRKVDKNKDSSKSTKRNKDGEGSSSSGKYRKVREKFRCEIAGIIVPHLKPYRSETCFTGRILTDDDFNHLARKLTHFVMVKELKYCESIGQTLIVTESVKNKSREFIKKYMAKYGKVYVRPKNDPEFKDIPFL from the exons ATGGGTCGCTCTTCGATAAACTCCCAAAAGCTATCACAATCTTCTTCTTGTTTAGAAAAGAGCCCCAAAGATTATTTAAAACGAAATCAATTACGAAAGAAATCTTCTTCTGCTATCGCAAAGaaagaattattattatcatcTAATCGGCGGTGCTCCACAAAG ttaaaCGCTGTTATGCAAATGGATCCACCTGGAGGTCGTCGGAGATTGGCTCGAAATCCAGTAgcagaacaacaacaacaacagcaacaacaacaacaactcgaTTCCTCACCATCGCCAGCAACAGATCCAGATCCAGATTCATCGAACGATGCCCCTGCTGCAGGTAGCAATTCAGCTGAATGTCGTCGAAGTTCACgcaaaaaaactatcaaatttgaTGTTCGCGATTTACTAAATAAAAATCGTAAAAGtcataaaattcaaattgaagCACGTATCGATTCAAATGCTCCAGCTCCCAAAGTTGCTGGCACTAGTCAGGTTAGCAAAGCTGAACTGGATAGTAAACagaagaattttattgaaaaatcagcGATTTTTCGACGTTATTCGATTTCGGAGAATAAATTACCACCACGTCCACCACCGCCGCCAGGTGCATTGATTCATACAATTCAACAATGTGTGGGGGAGTTGGAACAGTTGCCTTTGGATGGTGGAGAATTGAATATGGCAGCGATATCACCGATAGCTAGGCGATTGAGTCGAACTCAGGATATACTTACGGCCAGTATGATCAAACCGAAGCAG GTAAGCAGTTTGATAGTCACAAAACTCGAGTGCGCAAGCACTTCGAAGGCAGCGGTTGCGTCGGCAGCTGCATCGAGTGCTGCCTCAGCGACAACACCAACCAGAAGACGTGTGGCGGGTGGGTGTCAACCATCGACTTCAGGTGCTACTACACAGCAAAGGGGTCCAAAACGTGGACGTAAGCCGAAAGCCAAAGTTTTCATCGAGTCCACAGCTGAATCATCATCACTGTCATCATCGTCTTCAAATGATAGTTTTGACCAAACTACAAACAATCAGCCAACTAGAAAGAAAGAAGGTCCATTCCGAAAGGACATTGAACCCGATGAACCAAAAGTACACGTTCCTCCAGATGAAAATTCCACAACAGCCATTGATTTGCAAGAGAATCTTGATGCAAGCTCTGTTACACTGCCACAACCAAGAATTCTAGATGATTCTGTGCATAATTCTACCGATGAATCATATGTTGCAGGCATAGAGGATCTATTCactgaaaaaaatcatagttcAGATGAATCGACAATAGGATCGGTAGCAAGTTCGCCCAAAGGTAGCAGCAAAAAAGCCGATGAGATATCGCTTTTTGGTAGAAGTAATAGCACAGAAACATCTAGTTCCGATGACAGTGAAAAGAGACGAAGGAAAATTCGAATTTCAGTTAAAAGAGTTTCCTTGACACCTCAAAAGTCACCAAAATCTGCTGAATCAAATTCTGTTGAGCTTAAAGGCGATACAATTGATCTTCTATCCTCAACAAATGATGAAAATTCAAATGAAGATCAGTCAATAGTCAAAGGAAGAAAAtttaaagcaataaaaaaaggaaatacaaaTCAACCAGTTGAAACATGTTCAACACCTCCAGTGATTTTGCTAGATGGTGATACATCAAATGCAACTTCGATTGGTAGTAGTGTCATTGAAATCACTAGCTGGAATTCTGGAATGACTAATGAAGATTCCATGCCATCAATCAATACACGCAGAGTCAGAAGTTGTAAATTGAATGAAGACAATTCAGCTAAATCATCAACATCTGCATCATCGACTCAAGAAagtaatttcaaatctattcaAAAATCAACAACTGTACCTGCTACTGCTCCTGCTCCTGCTACTGAGAATGTTGAAATTTCATTAAGAAATCGTAGTTCTTCTCGAAAATCAATCGCTCCTCACCTGCCAATTGAAACCATTGCTGCCAGCAGTCCATCGACAAGTCTAACAGACGCACAATCAATGGATAAAGAAATTCTCGAGACCAATCAAGCTTCATTGattcaaaaaaagaagataacTTCTCCTAAATCAGTGAAGGAAACTGAAGAAATTGTTCAACAAGCAGTTAGTCCACAAGTTAGAAGTCTTAGAAGTGCTCAATCTGTTCAGCAAGTTAAGCCACCAACTCCAGCATCAAAAAGACAAAAGAAAAGCAATAAAACTCAGGTAGCTGAATGTAGTACTCCCTCTGAAAATCATGCAGAAGAGTCGACAGATAAAGAAGTTTCATTGATTTTTTCGAAGAACGAACAACTGGGAAATGCTTCTCCTGTAACAAATCAAGAATTAACTTTACCAAACACTGATCAAAGCCTTTCAGATTCTGCCCAGAGCCAAGCAGATATAAAACATAGCAAAGATCCGGATGaaactgagaaaaaaattacatcagAATCCGATAAGAAAGAGTCAATTGCTGCTGCTCCTTTAAAACAAACTCGATCTAAAGCCTTGAAGAAGCTtgaaaaggaaaaattaaatgagCCTTTATTATCTGAAGAAGCAGTAGAAAACGATAAAGAACTAAAAGAGTCAGGTGCAGAAGAAGAAGATCCTACAAAATCTAAAAGAGAATCAACAAGTACTGTAGAAGAATCAACAGATCGATCAAGCACtgatacaacaacaacaacagatcGACGAGAATCTCCTAGATTACGTTCTTCTTCATTGCCAACAAAGAAGCAAACCCAAAAGAAGACTTCTCCTTCTTCAAAAGTCATTACCAATTCAAGTACTACACCAGATTCTTCATCAGAAAGTTCGGAAAGCCatgaaaaatcttcaaaaaatcgTATACAAATTAAGCCGACGACAGATAATAATGCGATTGATGATAAATCGAAAGAAGAAACCAGCAGTTTGTGTTCAGAGAGTTCCTCCATTACGTCTTCGGCAGCATCAACAAAATCTTCGTCCTCATCAACGTCGGCATCCTCATCAAATTCTAATTCATCATCATCCAACTCCTCATCGAATTCTGCATCGTCTTCTTCctcttcgtcatcatcatcctcatcgtcatcatcagaAGGAAGATCTACTCGCTCATCTAGAAAAATTTCCCCACAACATTCACCCCAATTGAAAGGCTTTGAAAGAAAATCTCCCATAAAACCTGACGATATCATCAAAACACAACAAACCACCAAGTCTGATAGTGAATGTTCCGAAAATGCTGCTTCCAAATTACAAAACTTAATGGAAAAGCGAAAAACTGCCCGAATGGAGCATTGGTCATCCAGACCACACATAGACAAAGAAGGAAGTGAAAGTTCTGATGATGTTCAACACACCTCAAAGACTCGTTCAGGAAGATCTAGAGGAAGAGTTGAGAAAAAGAATGAAGAAAATAGACGAAAATCACCTCAAAAAGCCTTGAAACAACAAGATTTAGGATCACCGCAAGATGAAATAGAGAAAACCCATGATGAAACGGCAAATCAGGAATCATCTACAACAGAAACAACAACCACAAAtgagacaacaacaacaagtccAAGagcaaaatcgaaaaaaagaacaagacgTTTTGTTCCAATCAAATATAGTTCATCTGAATCTGGTTCATTGTCCGATGATGGAAATACACCGAATGAGAATACAAATAGATTGACCCGAACTCGACGAAAGACTATATCGAGTGCAAGTGAATTGGAAGAATTTACTGCGACAAATCTTAGTCCACCAGATTTGGCATTGGAATATTTGCCACGGAAATCAAAACAAGCAAGTCCTCCCGTAAGTCCCTCCTCAGGAGagttaacaaagaaaaaagatgaagatttaaaaaatgaagaaaaagaagacaaaTCAAAATCTTCAAGATCGAGGAAGGTAACCCGAAATGCAGCAACACCTCCTGCTGACATATCAAAAGAAGCAGATAAAGATATGGAGCAGCAATATATTGCACCAGCTTCCCCAGCCTCATCAACTGATTTTTCAACAACATCAGAAACTCAAGTAAAAGTCTTAAGACAAAGAAAAGTAACGagattatctttaaaaaatcagGCTGATGCTGGACAGAGTGATGATTTAGAATCACCATCTGGCAATGAAAATCAAGTTATGCCAACTTTACACAGCAGTGCCATAGAACAAGTACAAGACAATAGCTCAAAtgacaaaaattcaaaactagaaTGTGACCTCAAGGATGACAAGATCATCCCAGATCGCtttgtttttgatgaaaacaagGATCTTTCATCTACAACACAAACTAGTGTTGTTGCATTGGACTTGGAAATTTCTAAAACAAAGTCTCCAAAGCAAAAGAAAGGAATAAAGTTGTCTACGAAAAACTCTCCAAGCTCAGCAGAAGAATCGAAGGAGAAGATTCCTAAACCAAATGAAGAAGTAGAAATTGACAAACCTAAACAAGTTGATGAGAAAGAACTAGCTCCAAAAATTCTACCAACTCAAATTGAACCTTTGAAGGAAGTCGTCCTGGATGAGCAGCCatctaatttgaaaaaagtaactCGTTCCAGTCCAAGAAGAACAGGTGTTGCTGTTGGCGATGTCGAAACTAAAAATGATGATCTACCTTTGGATGATACAACtgagaagaacaaaaaagaagaacagGTCCAAGTAGAAGCTAAAGACAATGAAGAGATGTTAAAACCACAAACAGAACTAGCAAAGGCCTCTTCCCCTGGAACAAGAAAAGGAACCCGGTtgtcaatgaaaaaattagatACCAATAATTCAGGACAAATCGATAAAGAAGAAGGTCCTGAAAAAGATGAAATCAAAACTGTTGAACATCAAAATGAAACTCCAGATTTTGTTTCTGTTTCAGTTGATGTCGTAAAGTCTGCTGATCAAATTGTAAAAACACCTAGACAAAGGAAACCAAcaagattttctcaaaaaagtccaGAAGATCCAAAGCAGCTTGATCAACGACAACCAGAAACAAAAGATGCTCCCGAGgtgaaaaattatgaaactgTAGATGAGCAAAAAGAATCTGATGTATTGTCttccaaaatgaaaaaggaaaaaCGTTTAACTCCAAGAAGTTTGAATTTGAAAGATATTGAAGTTGTTCCACAGCAGCAGGAAGTAGAACCTAAAGTCGATGAAACTCCAGCAGAAGATTTCACTCAACTTGAAGTTTTAGAAAAACCAATGCTTCCCGAAGCAGTTAATAGTTGTATAGGTGAAGCTCTAAAATCAATAGAATCACCAAAGAGAAAAAGAAAACCAACACGATTTTCTCCCAAAAGTCCTGATAAAATTCAATCAGATATTGTTCCAGTGTTAAATGATGATAAAACCGAAGAAGCACCTAGTAACGTCCCACTAGAAGCTGAAGGTAAAAAGACCGAAGAGTCATTATTGGAAATACAGGCACCTGAGCAACTAGTAAAAACTCCTAGGGCTCGAAAAACAACTCGATTTTCACCCAAAACTCCTCCAGAAAGCCCAGTAGTCGTTCAAAAAGAGCCTAAGAAATCAAAAGAATCCCAATCACCATCAGAAAATGTAGAAAACAAACAGGAATCTTTTACTGATTTAGACAAATCTAATGACTATTCCACCTTATCTATGGAAACAACTCAAATAAAAGAACCTGTGAAAGTAACAAGAGGAAGAAAGGCAACAACTCGAACTCCTGCAGAGAATCTACAAATTGAAGAAGAATCAAACAAAGTTTTAGATGGTTCTCAATCTGCAATAACCCCAGAAACTGAAAATTCTGAGGCTTCTTCTAGTTCATCTTTAGAACCAACACAAGAACAAAAAGGACTTAAAGCAACAAGAACAAAGAAGGGATCACGATTTTCCCTCCAAACTTCTGCTGATAAttcaattaatgaaaatgatACGAAACCTGGAGAAGCTGAAGATAAAACTGATGACTCTTCAAGAGGTACTCGAAAGACGCGAAAAGTTGCTGAAAAAGAGTCATGTCCTGATGTCAAGGTTTCTCGCGTTTCAGTTATACCCACGACAACAGCAGAAGAACAACAAACATCTAATTCAATGGTTGAAAAGGAAAAATCTCAAGAATCTACAGAATCTGGAGAAACCACAAAAGATAGCAATTCAGCAGCTATTGAGCCAGTTATTCAACAAGATGAAGTCGATGCTAAATCCAATACAGAACTTAGAGCAGTAAGTTCCCCTGCAATCCCTAATCCTACTCCTCCATCAAAACCTGAACTTGCAACAAAGAAAGGCTTTAAAAAACAATTGCAATCAATGTTGGATTCTCTTGCATCCAAAGGAGATAAAGGAACTCCTTCTCAAAAAGAAACAACACCTCGCAGAAAGaaaaaacagcaacaacagGAAGCAATGGCCCAAGATAGTCcaactacaaaaaaaactgatgaaCCAACAAATCGAGAAACTGACATTATTAAAATTCCTTTATCTGATTCTAATCAATCAGATGATTCCCAAAAACCTCCAGattcaacaataacaaaaattgagcaaaaacaAACACCACGAAGGCAATTGGATTCGAGTTTCATAGAATCCTTGGAAAAGTCACTCCTTCGTCCGACATCGACAAAGAAATcttcaaaaaagaaagaaaaagaaaaggagAAGGAGACAACTACTACACCCGTGGTAGATTCTTCTCCCAAATCTAAAGAAGAGTCGTCGAAGAAGTCCACCACTACTACAGTCACGGCCAAGAAGTCTCTATTGGAGCCATtagaagaattgaaaaaaatcgaaacttcAAGTCCGAAGGTTAAGAAAACTAAACAACCCAAGGAGTCTCCCAAAGTCGATAAGAAACAACATCAACATCACTCATCCGAAGAACAAACACCATCGAAAGGAAaaaagaatttagaaaaagCATCAACAAAAGAACTGGATGAACCAAAACCTTTGGATATAATAGAATCAAGTTTATCAGAAATGTTTAAAGATGATCCAATGACCATGAAGAAGTCGTCTTTAGAAACATTTGAATCTTCAACtccacatcatcatcatcagccgCAAACACCCAAAACTAAAGCTGAAACAAAATTCTTCTCCCCCATGAAATCATCATCGATTGAAGATGAACCACCGCCTGCCATTGGAATTGTTGAAAAACCAAATCCAGTGGTAGAAATAGCTCCTGTTAAAGAAAAATCACCTGATTTGCTGCCCGATCCACTAAAGGATATCGAGAAATTCATTGAAGATGGGGTGAATCTATTAAAACGATGTTACAAAATTGATGCAGATGATGATTCCTCTTTGGATAGGGATATTCTGAAACCCGAAGATATGATGACACCCAAAAAATGCAAGTTAGATGAAAGTGTTCCAGAGACTGAAGAGGTGAAACTACCACCCAGCACTCCACCAGATGATGAAAATTCCAATTCGAATTCAGAATGTTCGACAATGACAACCAATACATCGACCAGTGAGATTGATACTCCAAATGGAATTCGACGATCACATCGTATCAAGAACAATTCCAAGAGTACCAAATGTTTGGTTGGTCGTGGACTGGTAAGAGAGAGAGAACGTTTCTCAACCAAAGACGATGAAAAAACTATCTACTCGATTGACGATCAGAAGATGGATCTGGCAGAAGTTGAGGCAAAGAATTCCCAGTTCCTCAAAGACATGGAAGAACGATTGAGTAATTTCCGAGTAATTCGTGAGAATGAATACAAATGTGAACGGGTGATTAGCAAAGAGGCAAAACGCATGTTGTGCGATTGTTTCCTCACCGCCGAAGAAGAAGAACGTGGTGAATTGGGTTGTGGTGAAGACTGTCTCAATCGACTGCTCATGATTGAATGTGGCAGTGATTGTACGGTTCGAGAACGTTGTACGAACAGACGATTTAATAAATTCCTCTATTCACCATGTCGGGTGTTTCGAACGGAAAAGAAAGGCTTTGGAATTATGGCTGATATCGAAATTCTGCCCGGCGAATTCATTATGGAGTATGTTGGTGAAGTAATCAATGGCGATGAATTTGAATTTCGTATAAACGAATATTCCAAGGACAAGAATAAACATTACTATTTCATGGCATTGCGGAGTGATGCAGTAATAGATGCCACTGGTAAGGGTAATATCTCACGATTTATAAATCACTCGTGTGACCCAAATGCCGAGACTCAGAAGTGGACAGTAAACGGTGAATTGAGAATTGGATTTTTCAGTCGAAAGAGTATTATGCCGGGTGAGGAGATTACTTTTGATTATCAATATCAGAGATATGGCAAGGAAGCACAGAGATGTTATTGTGAATCGTCGAATTGTCGTGGTTGGATTGGTGCAGAACCTAGTTCTGAGGAAGAGGATTATGAAGGAGTCGATGAAGAGGACGAAAGTGAAGAAGAAGGCGAAGAGGAAGAACGAGCAGAAAAAATGGCTCCAGTCGTTCCTGTTGTTCCAAGTCCAATACCTCCGATTGTTGCTGTTGCAGATGTAGAAATGCAACCTCTTTTGCCGGTGGTTACTTCAGAAGTTCCTTCTCTCGAGGCTGAAGCTGTTCCATCACCGCAGCCAATTCCGACACCAACACCAATTATAACAACTGTGTCAGTACCATCTCCGGTGCCGGTTGTGGCGACAGAAATAGTTCccaaaaagaagaaagaaaagaaacgtCTTCTACACGAACGTCGGGAGCCCAAACAATTCCTCGAAGATCCCGATATCGAGGATGAAGTTCGATTCCTTGTCAAGTGTGGTTTGCGTAATCAAGCGGACACCCTTCGTTTGTCTCGTCTTATTGTGCGAGCTAAATTGCTTGAAACGCGCATTAAACTTTTGCAAATATTGCGCCAAGGTGAATTACCATGCCGAAGACTGTTTCTCGATTATCATGGTCTACGTTTGTTGCATGGCTGGATGAGTGAAGTAATAGACACCCGTGATCCAGAGAAGAGCATGGAAATTCGAATGGAATTGTTGAGTGTGTTGGAATGTTTGCCAGTAGCGAATAAAACAATGTTAACTGACAGCAAGGTTTACCAAACTGTACGTGATTGGTCAAATAATAAGGAGTCACATTCACCAAGTGATGGATCTCCCAAAGAAGCGAATGCTAATATGTCATCAGTACCAGAATCACCTGTAGTAGCAGTGCCACCATCAGAAGATGCTAGTTCGGAATTGCAGAAACTTGCTGCAAAACTAGTTCATACTTGGGACAATTTACCAGAAATATTCCGCATACCGAAAAGGGAACGTATTGAACAGATGAAAGAACATGAACGTGAAGCTGATAGACAGTACAAGGACGTAGGTAGAGATTCGATGAGTGGATCCAATCGAAATCGTAACCAAGAAAGATTTATGAGTAAAAGCGGTCAGAAGGGTCGATTTAAATGgtcaaaagaaaaagaacaacgaGAACGTGCAATGGAAAGAAGAAAATTTGCTCAGAATAATAGTAGCGGCGGAAAAGATGGTGCTGATAAGTCAGCTAATTCTCAAGCTGGTGAATCACATCTGTCCAAAGAGCAAAGGAGGGAACTTTTTGCCGCAAAG GTTGCTCGCGATGAAGCTGAAAAACGTCAAGCTGAAGAACGTCGAGAATTCGACATCAAATGTCGCTTTTTCGGTCTCGACCCCAAACGAATACGACCAGAAAATATGCCCTTCTGCGTTAATCCTTCTACCGGTCAATGGTATTCTACTGACAAAAAACCAATTGCAACACCTCCTAGCTATGCGCACGTTCAAGTACCAGTTAAGCCGAAATCAACAAATCCCGAAGACTATCGACTGCCAGTAATGGACTTGCCTCCATTGTGGAAATTCGCCATCAGCCCCAAAGGAAAAATCTACTATTATCATGTGAAAATTCGTCTACCGCAATGGGAGCCACCAATAAAAATTCTACCTTTGGCAGGAAAAGACACTGCCGAGGTGAAAAATTCTGAAAGTGATTCGTCAAATGCTGGAATTATTGACAGTTCTGAGGATGATATTGAAGTTATTAAAG gccTTGACCCAGTCAAACTACAAGCATACATTGAGAAGAAAATTGAGGACAGAAGGCTACAGCGATATAATAGGCTGGTTGAAGAAAAACCTATAAGC cCTCGCAAAGAAGAAGATCGTATTTATAACCAAATGGAAGTtagaaaatataaagaaaacaaagaGAAAATACGTAAACGTAAGGAGGAAATTCGTAGGCGTCGTGATATCATTGGCATACCACAACCCACTGTTGTTGACCCTACGAGCAGTTTATCAGAACTTATCGAAGCTGAAGAAAAGGCTGTAGATGCACTTCCTATACAGGATTATCTATTGTCTTCGGAAGAGGAAGAATTTATTAAAGCCGAATGTAATAATAGTCCACTTATTGATAAGATTGTTCAAGGTGATAAGATTGTGGACGAATTGGATGCATTGCATCGAAAACGTTCTCTGAAACGACCACTGCCTATTCGGGACAAATATGAGCATAAGAAACGAAAAGTGGATAAAAATAAGGATTCAAGCAAGAG taCAAAACGCAATAAAGATGGAGAAGGAAGCAGCAGCAGTGGTAAATATCGCAAAGTTAGAGAAAAATTCCGGTGTGAAATCGCTGGCATTATTGTTCCACATTTAAAACCATATCGCAGTGAAACATGTTTTACTGGAAGAATTCTCACTGATGATGATTTTAATCATTTGGCAAGAAAG CTTACCCACTTTGTGATGGTGAAAGAACTAAAGTACTGCGAGTCAATTGGTCAAACACTCATAGTTACtgaatcagtcaaaaataaatcccgCGAATTCATTAAAAAGTACATGGCTAAATATGGTAAAGTCTATGTGAGGCCTAAAAACGATCCAGAATTCAAGGATATACCATTCTTGTAA